caaacctttttacttttccctcaaaacttttactccttcccactttccctccaaaacttttactcccttcCCCTCCCAAGCCCCCAATCTACCaaaaattcatttcccaccaaaattttactctcccatttactttttctcaaaattttactcccaaaaaccctcaaaacattttatttttccccaaaatttttactccctcccaccttttccctaaaacttttattcccttcccatcccacctttcatctaccccaaaccctcccccctccaatttttttaaatattttccctccaaaattttactccctctatttactttccctcaaacttttattttccaaaactttttattttccccctaaacttttacttctcaccttttactctcaaataaaaattaaaattataaaaaaatcattaaacataaatagtaataattttgtttatatctactatttatattattaaattaaatttcacattttatattatttatattattgaattgttagTCATATTgaacatttatattaaaattgaattattaattatgccataaaatattcgtgtaaaaattttatattggtatcaatttcacattttatttttaaaataacttttattaaaaatatattttacatttaatatatttttaattccaaaatacatagtgacaagaatcaagataattgaaacaactaaacaaacaaagaagctagccaagatataaaaaattaataaataaattatgaggtgatgaaagttaataaaaattttgattaaggtggacaaatttgattaaggtcgactcgattcgagaaaacttcaaataaagttaggatgataaaatgagattcaaaaactcgattaactcgaaaattttcgattcgattcgatcgaatgctcacccctagtgtAAACAGAGAAGGTCATACAACAACGACTTTAACAGTTCAATGACTTAAAATgataacttttgaatagttcaatgactattttataattttttggagTTGATCTAAATGTAAACTTACCAATAGTTTAATAACCttaagtgtaatttacccttaatttatataatatatatgaaataaaatgctTGCGtggttaaaattttcttctaaaaaaacCCATTGACTTGTATTTGGTTTTCAtagttttaattgaaaatttttaacgcTTTTTTGAAATGCTAGGGTGGACGTGTTTTTTTAGATTCAAAAGATGGAGAATCTTGCAAAGTAAAGGATATATTATAGACATGCTAGAGTTGGTATTCCTAAACGTTCTAATACTAGAGTTAGAACGATGATAACAATAAAAGCTAAAAGAGAACGATAAGTTGAAGAAAGGTTTGAAGATGAAGGAGAGTGTACATGAGTGTTCATAAAGGGAATTTCGGCTGCCTTGATATTGCTACTTGCATAAAAGTGTTTAAAGACCAAGTTACCTCTTGTATATGATTGACAAATGCAGGTGCTTTTCACAATTGCTGCCTGCATGAGAATGGGTGGAGTTCCATGTGGTTAATTGGAGTAGGTGTCCTTGGTTGGAGTGCTTGAAGCATTTTAATGGTCCTATCTCCTAATCTAAGATACATTTGATGTGGGGTTGAAAGTTACTTGTGGTGTAAGTATCACATTTCATcttatataatttgaatactCATACGTCTCTTCAcctgttaatttttttgggattggtaaattttaaagattatttatttatttaaaggtATTTATGAGGCAGGTCAggatttaatatatgaatatcaTATCGTTGTTTAATCTTAATTCAACTCGAAATatgaatcttaaattttatctaatttttatttttgtaaatggtTAATTCAATAATGTTTATGCttgcatattattttttaatataattattttatttaatatttagtatatatatttacgactatgatatttttcttttattaaaattttaaatataaacaacttaacgtgtttttaatatttatgttataatatattaatttaatttaaaatgatatataactattaaatgATAAGGGCTTTAACCATTACTCTCTTTTGGCATATATGAGGTCGATACTAGTGAGCTTAGTGGATATAACTAAATTATCCATTATGCTTGAAATTGTTGGACTGTTGTGGTCATGAAATCCAAAATGATAGTATTTAAgtgaaatataataattattttgaattttaattcaattagcaTAATTACTGTTGCAACAAATTGGAATATTCTTAAAGATGTTATAGGAGGTTATAGAAAGGTaagatataataattaaaaaacaaaggCTAAGAAGTATTCCTTACGAGGAAGTTGACATGATAATAAATTGCAGTGCCAAAAAGCTTGTTGAATGTTGTATTCAGACTAAAATAAATGGTGGACATTAATTTTAAGATGTACCATCACAAGGAGAGTTGGTGAGTCAATTTTTTATCGTCAGAGATAGATAAGATGAATATGCTTAAGGTTTAATTAGTGTGGGCGGCTTATTTTGGGAGTCGGGATATGATTGTTGCAACATTCTTTTTTACATTTCACAGTTTTAACCAaagtttattattgttatatctCCTCTGATTTAGGATACATGGCAATATAGTAAGTTGCTTGAGAAGTACTTGCAAGTAATTCTTAACTCTCCATTGTTCGAATAGTCATCGAATTACCAATGTCTCGGAAGATTTACCTCCACTCAACCTCCTAGCCTCTTCAAAAGAGTTCTAGCCATTAAGTTATTAGTCCTTGCGAATTGACTACCCGCTACCATCAGAAAGGTCTTTGCCTATTCATCTTTACGACCAAACCACCCTCCTTTTTAATGTGAATACAATCTTTATTGTAGACACATCCTTTAGGCCACCAAGCCCTACCTTAATGTAACAATCCCATACCATAATTTAAAAGGAATGACAAAATGAGTCCCATCATGAATATCTCTCCATGCACACCACAATGATAGCCTATTAGTAGATGGTTTACCATATTAGAACTATCAAGCACAAGACCTCCACTATATATACCCCCTTTCTCCTTTGTGCTATTAGGTCCTTTACTTACACTCCTCTTATGCTCCGCTCAGCTAGGATGAACCAATCTTCCTTAACACCACCGCATCATCCTCTTTATCCCCTCCCTTATTGATATACTCATAAAAAAACTTATCATCTAATCATcccaaaattcaatattaaattttaatcatttccctCTATCTTTTCCAAAGACATGTCTGATTCTAAACATTTCGATGACGATGGACGAAATGGggcaaaattttataaaaaagccAAATGAAGCAAGTAATAAAAAAGTTTGTGTTTGTACCCAAAATCGGAGTTCAAACATTTGTGtaattaatttccttttcaaGAGTAAAGAAGTGCagagtaataaaaagaaaacaaatcagTAATCggctaaaatcaaaattcatgaaTCATTTAACCTTCAGATGAGGGAACATTTAACtcaaaacatattatattaGGACAAAGACGAATCCAATTTGTGAGTTAAAAACTGGATAAATATTGGGCCTGAAATCTCTTGGAATTGACGTGCTGCTAAAAGGTAATGATCCATTATTTGGGCTCAAAGTATTCTATATCCAAGTAAgcaaataatagtaaaaattaatttcagaATTCAGATGAATAAGCATTTGATCGAATTCACTGCTTTGACCCCCATACCAACTTATGGTGCATCCTGGGGAAAAACATTAATCCCAatctttatatttcttttcctttcggATTTCATCTTTACATTTCCAACAACTTAATTACCACgccaccaaaaagaaaaataaagttcaaTCGCTATAATAAACCCAATTGCCAGTGCAATCCAATCAAATCAAAGGATAGTAAACTTCGAAGTAGTTTTCGTgcctaaaaactaaaaaacgaAGTTTCAACACCAAAATATTGGGGTGCTGGCCATATTTGTCTAAAGGAGGAATAAATCTACATATAGGCGatcaatcaatatatataatccTCCTTAAAGAAGTAGGAAGTGCCCAATGAACAAAACTTCTTCTCAGCTAAGTTGTTTTGTACTGTAATGTTAATCATAAAGGGGCGTGGACTAAATCTTTTAGCATcaacttgtaaaataattaatcctTTAACGAAGTAGCTTGTGTCCAATTATAGGAACTTCTTTGCCAAGTTTTAGAGAAAGACATTAGGAAtcaagtcatatatatatatatagcagcTAGATAGATGGTCATTTTTTGTGAAGAACTGAATAGACTGAATTCGATCGATCCTTTACTCGGAATTACTAATATGGCCAACGAATTAGCATTTGATCTGATCTATGGAGTTGGTGACGAGAAGGATATTTTCGAGCTTTCATATGCTACATTTGCTGAAGAGTTGCAGCTCCAGGAGATCCTGAAGGAGTCCATGATGGGTTCTGAAAAGGAGCTGGAAGATGCAGCTAGTGAAGCCAACCAGAAACTTGAGTGTCTTGTCAGCCATGGATTATCCAACACGGAATGTGCTATCTCCCATGTCTCAGAGATTCATGAGCCTCAGTCGTTCAATAAACAGGGGTCAGCAAGATGGCGTCCCCAGCAGAGGTTTGGTTACATTGAGCAACAGAGGATAAACTGGGATGACAAAGGAAGAGACCGTTTCAGGTGGAGGAAACCTACAGGGTGGCACAACATTAGGGGAAGAAGGGTGGGAGATGTTCCTCAAACCAGTTCCAGGTCagtgatttttacttatttgtAACAGATggaaaaatacatattttaactaatatcTGAAACATTGGTTCTCCAGCAAGGAATTTCATGCAAAAACCAGTTCCTGGGGTGAAGGCAGTCCTCTTGTTGGCACTGGTAATATTGAAGATCCTAAGGGTAAAGGCAAAGCCATAGATGATGGCTGGTTGCTGGTCTCCAAATGGAAATCCGAAAGCAGGGGTGGAAACAGTGTTGACAAACAGCAGGTTGATCTCGGGCATCCTAATCATTTAAAGGGTTCAAAAGATGACGACACAAGTGCTGTTCACGAAGATGATTGCGAGTCCTTGGATGATGAGGATGACTTTGATTCCGATGATAGTCAAAAGAGCTACGAGAGTCGCAAGAAGAGTAAATGGTTTAAGGAATTTTTTGAGAGAATGGACGCCTTGAATGCAGAGGAGATTGATCAAACCCTGTGGCACTGTCCAGCATGCCAAGGTGGTCCAGGTGCCATCAAATGGTACAGAAGCATTAGTGACCTGATAGCACATTCCAAAAAGATTGGATCGAGAAGGGTGAAGTTACATCAAGAGCTCGCGATGCTTCTAGAAGGGGAGTTGTGCATTAGGGGAACATCAGTTTCTCCTCCTGCTGACCCAATTGTTGGTACTTGGAAAGGTTTAAAAGAGGAGGCAAGAGATCATCAAGTAGTTTGGCCTCCCATGGTTGTCATTATGAACACAATGACAAGCAAttcaaaggatggaaaggtaAAAATGATCAGAAAATCTTTTGGTTTTTAATAGTTGAACCAATGATGCTGGTTTCTAGCactgattaaattgaaaattgtaatatacattatattatCTAATATGCATGCAATTTACAACTTCTTTCAGTTTGTTGGCATGGGAAGTCATGAGCTTCTTGAGCACTTCAGCTCGTTTCCTGCTTTAAAGGCTCAACATTCCTATGGTCCTCAAGGTCACCGTGGTTTGAGCGTCTTGATCTTTGAGAGCTCGGCGGTAGGTTATTTAGAAGCCGAACGACTGCATCAGAATTTTTTGGACCAAGGATTGGATAAATTTGCTTGGAATTCTTGTACAAACGAAGTCCTGCCAGGAGGAGAGCGCCAACTTTATGGTTTCATGGCAGTGAAAGAGGACCTGGATTGCTTCAACCAGCATTGCCAAGGTGCTCTTTGTCATTCATACTGTTAAAGGTTCTAAGTAAATGCCCTGGATCATTTTAACTGATTTAATCTCAAACTAACGTGTATGAGATTTACACTTGCTTCCAGTTCGTATTCTCTTCAAGTGATTGACATGCTATTACTATTGATCAGGTAAATCAAAGCTCAAATATGAGCTCAAATCATATCAAGAAGCGGTTCTGAATGAAATCAAGAAAATGAGGGAGGATAGCCAGCAACTTATCCGGCTCAAGGATAAGcttgaagaagaaataaaacGAGCAAAAACTCTTGAAAGATCAGTCGATGATCTAAGTAGGAACCTGCAACAGAGAATGAAGGACATCTGCATATTTGAACGAAGGGTCAAATCACTGCATGAAGATAACAAAGAAGAGGTAATAATACTCTTTTAACAAATTCCacacaaaattttccttttatgcATAAGGTTGTTAGCTACTATATAATACATATAGGTAACTGAAACTTGAGTGGCGTAATTTCTCAGGTGGAATCCCAGGAGATCTTTTataaggatcaaattaaaattctgGAAGCAAGAGTGAAAGAGCTTGATCACAAGTTGAAGGAATCTGGCGCAAGTCCTTTACATACAGGGGAACCTGAACCTGCCATGTCCGGCCTATTGGAGGAGGAGCACACTCCATATCAGTACAACAGCAACCTCGGCATTGATGAAGATTCAAGTTTGGAGAATGGAAAGCTTCCAAGCAAATCCAATGAAAATGGAGATTGAAAACATTCAAACCACCAGCTTTTAAGACTTTACTGCAACTCATAAAGTAATATCAGTGTAGGATTATATATCCCTGTGGATGCGTTGTAGGGTTGGGTGCTATTTGTTTATAAGAACCAactattatttcataatttcttcaTGATAATTACATGGGTActttatgtttattaaaaaaaagtttttttgatacaatattgAGGGTAAGGATGAGAATCACATGATTTAAATTCGCATGTTGTATCAAATGGATATCCAACACAAACTTAAATATCGATTTACACATGTCAAGACACTGGAAAGAAGTTGAAACGACAGTGATTTTTAATTGGCCTTTTAActttacaaaaacaaataattttatccatcaatttaatttttcacacgACGTtgcataaaaattaattgaatattaatgTATCATCTATGTggcaataaaaaaattaaataaagggttaaaataaattttccttttgtaaaattaaagtatcaaataaattattatacccttttaattttcttctacGCCGAGAAGTACTGGATTCTCTTTCGAATAGATCCTGAAAGGAGAAGGAAAGCTGGAATGCCACCAGACGTCTATTATTGAATTCACCCAACCCGATAGTACCCATTTTTGGAACGTCCAGTGCCAAAGTCACGGAATGGGTAAGTCACCAATCCCTAAAACGGATTATGTAATGTACTTTACCCGCTAGGTTAGGGGGCGATTTTACCAGAGGTTTATATTGTATCAATCCACCCTTGTGTGCGTGATTCCTGTTGAAGCATATACTCGAGTAATTATCTAGGATAAGGCGATATCCTAGATGCTATGGGGAATTTTTCACACATAAAGTTTTTTAATCGGAGAATTCTTCATTTTTGTCTTAGAAATAAGGTCGATATTGAGTCCTGGGTCGGTACCAGTACCAAgagtaacaaaaatattaagactGTCGTTAAGAATTATCaaataattgataaaatgaaccttttttatttcacaatttatcaaGATCAAGAAAGCAACCCATCTAATAAAAAAGGAAGCCATTTTGATTGGATGAGACTGAATGAAGAAATACTAAGTCATCCTATACCTGGAACATTGCATTGTAGAACAAAgagcaataataataaatattaatattcaaatgTTGTATAAAAAGAAtctgattctaaatttt
This sequence is a window from Gossypium raimondii isolate GPD5lz chromosome 5, ASM2569854v1, whole genome shotgun sequence. Protein-coding genes within it:
- the LOC105765887 gene encoding protein SUPPRESSOR OF GENE SILENCING 3 homolog, with the translated sequence MANELAFDLIYGVGDEKDIFELSYATFAEELQLQEILKESMMGSEKELEDAASEANQKLECLVSHGLSNTECAISHVSEIHEPQSFNKQGSARWRPQQRFGYIEQQRINWDDKGRDRFRWRKPTGWHNIRGRRVGDVPQTSSSKEFHAKTSSWGEGSPLVGTGNIEDPKGKGKAIDDGWLLVSKWKSESRGGNSVDKQQVDLGHPNHLKGSKDDDTSAVHEDDCESLDDEDDFDSDDSQKSYESRKKSKWFKEFFERMDALNAEEIDQTLWHCPACQGGPGAIKWYRSISDLIAHSKKIGSRRVKLHQELAMLLEGELCIRGTSVSPPADPIVGTWKGLKEEARDHQVVWPPMVVIMNTMTSNSKDGKFVGMGSHELLEHFSSFPALKAQHSYGPQGHRGLSVLIFESSAVGYLEAERLHQNFLDQGLDKFAWNSCTNEVLPGGERQLYGFMAVKEDLDCFNQHCQGKSKLKYELKSYQEAVLNEIKKMREDSQQLIRLKDKLEEEIKRAKTLERSVDDLSRNLQQRMKDICIFERRVKSLHEDNKEEVESQEIFYKDQIKILEARVKELDHKLKESGASPLHTGEPEPAMSGLLEEEHTPYQYNSNLGIDEDSSLENGKLPSKSNENGD